TTCAGATAAATAGTGGTCGTATTCAAGGGGCGTATTGACAACGACTCCACTTAATATTTTATGGGCCTTGGCCACATCTTTTGCTGTTATCATTTCATACCTCTGTTGCTGTGTATTGATCAAAAAAGCAAGCCAGGGTGTCCCAACTTGCTTAGTCTTCTACAGACAATTAGTTGTAGATTTTGAAGGCGTCATCGTCGTTTTGACCAACGAACGGCATCGCTTTACGCAATTCAGCACCAACTTTTTCAATTTCAAGGTTAGCAGCTTGTTCACGGTAAGCAGTTAATTTTGGACGTCCAGCTTTGTAGTCGTTAACAAAGTCGTTAGCGAAGTTACCATTTTGAATATCAGCAAGAACAGCTTTCATATTTTCTTTCACTTGTTCAGTGATTACACGTGGGCCTGATACATAGTCACCGTATTCAGCAGTGTTAGAGATTGATTGACGCATTTTCTTGAAGCCACCTTCGTAGATCAAGTCCACAATCAATTTCATTTCGTGAAGAACTTCAAAGTATGCCAATTCTGGAGCATAACCGGCTTCAGTCAATACTTCAAAACCAGCTTCGATAAGGGCAGTCAAACCACCACAAAGTACAGCTTGTTCTCCGAACAAATCTTCTTCCGTTTCTTCTTTGTAGGTTGTTTCAAGAAGACCAACGCGTGCCGCACCAACACCTTTACACCAGTCCATAGCGATATCTTTCGCATTACCTGTAGCATCTTGATAGACTGCGTAAAGTGCTGGTACACCAAATCCTTCAGTATAAGTACGACGAACCAAGTGACCTGGTCCTTTCGGTGCACACATAAAGACATCGACATCCGCTGGAACTTTGATGAATTCAAAGTGGATATTGAATCCGTGTGCAAAACCAACAGCATTACCCGCTTCAAGATTTGGCGCAATTTCTGTTTCGT
The Streptococcus parasanguinis genome window above contains:
- the ilvC gene encoding ketol-acid reductoisomerase — its product is MAVQMEYEKDVKVAALNGKKIAVIGYGSQGHAHAQNLRDSGHDVIIGVRPGKSFDKAKEDGFDTYTVAEATKLADVIMILAPDEIQQELYETEIAPNLEAGNAVGFAHGFNIHFEFIKVPADVDVFMCAPKGPGHLVRRTYTEGFGVPALYAVYQDATGNAKDIAMDWCKGVGAARVGLLETTYKEETEEDLFGEQAVLCGGLTALIEAGFEVLTEAGYAPELAYFEVLHEMKLIVDLIYEGGFKKMRQSISNTAEYGDYVSGPRVITEQVKENMKAVLADIQNGNFANDFVNDYKAGRPKLTAYREQAANLEIEKVGAELRKAMPFVGQNDDDAFKIYN